The window CGCTTCATCATCCTGGAATACGCGCCGGAGGGCCGCCTGGAGCGGCCAGTGGTCCTGGTGGGGAAGGGGATCACCTTCGACAGCGGCGGGCTCAACCTCAAGAGCGAGGAAGGCATGCTCACGATGAAGGGGGATATGGCCGGCGCGGCCGCGGTGCTCGGGGCGACCCTGGCCGCCGCCGCGCTGGGGCTGCCGGTCCCGGTGGTGGCCCTCGCCCCCGCCTGCGAGAACATGCCCTCCGGCAAATCCTACAAGCCCGGGGATATCCTGCGGGCCCTCAACGGCAAAACCATCGAGATCGTGAACACCGATGCCGAGGGACGGCTGATCCTGGCGGATGCCCTCTCTTACGCCGCCCGCTACGCGCCCCGCGCGGTGATCGACGTGGCCACCCTGACCGGGGCAGCCATCATCGCCCTGGGCCAGGATGTGGCCGCCGCCCTGTTCTCGGACCACGAGGAGCTGGCCGCTGCGCTGCTGCGGGCCGCCGAGGCCACCGGCGAGCGGCTCTGGCGCATGCCCCTGTGGGAGGATTACCTGGAGCGGATCAAGAGCGACGTCGCCGACGTCAAGAACAGCGGGGGTCGCTACGGTGGGCTGGGGACCTCCGCCATGTTCCTCAAGCAGTTCGCCCCCGAGGGCGTCCCCTGGGCCCATCTGGACATCGCCCCGATGGATATGGCGGAGAAGGCCCGGGGTTACATACCCAAGGGAGGGACCGGATTCGGGGTGCGGCTGCTGGTGCGCTACCTGGAGGATCCTCGGCCATAGGGCCCGCCGAGGAGCAGCCCTTTCCTTAGAAGAGAGAAAATCAAGGGCCGGAGGGGCTCCCGGGCGCCCTCCGGCCCTGGTTGCCCGAGCCCGCGCCTATCCGCGGGCGGCCCCTACCGGCTCCGGCACATAGACCGGGACGCACCAGCTCCGATACTTCGGCACCTTCCCCCGCACCACATCGAAGTAGAGATCATGGAGCCGCCGGGTGATCGGCCCGATCTCCCCGTTGCCCACCGGCCGCCGGTCCACTGAGACCACCGGGACGAGCTGGACGCCGGTGCCGCACAGGAACATCTCGTCGGCGTAATACAGCTCGGTGCGATCGATGTGGCGCTCCACCGTCGGGATCCCCAGCTCGTTGTGGGCCAGCTCGATGATGGTGCGCCGGGTGATCCCCTCCAGGATCTCATCGGTCACCGGCGGGGTGATCAGGACGCCGTTCCGGATGATGAAGAGGTTCTCGGCGCTCCCCTCGGCCACGTGGCCGTCCTCGGTCAGCACGATGGCCTCGTCGAAGCCGTTGAGCATGGCCTCGCTCTTGGCCAGGGCGGAGTTCACGTAGGCCCCGGTGATCTTGGAGCGGGCGGGGATGGCGTTGTCGTTGATCCGCCGCCAGGAGGAGACCATCACGTGGGCCGCCTCCCGCTCGATGTAGTGGCCGAAGGGGGTGGTCCAGATGGTCAGCTCCTCCTTGAGGTTGTGCAGACGGACCCCGATGACCTCGTCCGCCTTGTAGGCGATGGGGCGGATGTAGACGTCCTCCCGGTAGCCCTCTTTCTGAAGCAGCTCGACGGTGATGCGGGTGAGGTCGTCGGGGGTGTAGGGGAAGCTCATCAGGAGCATGCGGGCGGAGGCGAGGAGTCGCTCGTAGTGCTCACGGGGCCGGAAGATGAAGAGCTGCTGCTCTTCCTCGTTCCAGTAGGCCCGTATCCCTTCGAAGACGCCGGTGCCGTAGTTGAAGGCGTGGGTGCGCACGCTGATCACCGCCTCCTCGATGGGCACGATGCGACCTTTGAAGAACGCATAGCGGCCGCTCATGGCCTTCCCCCTCTGGAAAGGTGGTGAACATCCAGCGGGCCCGGAGGTCCGCACCGATGCGGAGCGCGGGCCGAGGCCCCGCTTTCATTATAGCGCGGCCGGGACCCCGCCGGCCCTGGCCGGAACTGGCCGGAACCGGATGGGGCATCCGTTCGCCTGTGCGGTAGAATGATCCATGCGAGGGGAGCGGGATGCAGAAACCCGGAAGCCCCTGATGGGTGTTCTGAGCGGAAGCGTTCCCGCATTTTGCGAGAGAGGATGGGATGCGATGGCCCTTCGACCCGGGGACTTCAGCTGGCTGCTGGAGCGACGACGGATGCGGCGGGCCCGCCGCCACCAGGGGGCCGCCCGATGGGTCCGCCTGGCGCTGGCGCTGGGGATCTTCGGCCTCACCGGGATGGGATTGTTCGGCGCGGCCGGCGCGGCCGGGGCTGCCGCCCTTTACGTCAGCCTGATCCGCCAGGCCGACCCCGCCCGCATCGAGGCCAGCGCCAGAGCCTTCGAGACCACCAAGATCTACGACCGCACCGGCCGCGTGCTCCTCTACGAGGTGATCGACCCCACCTGGGGCGACCGCACCTGGGTGCCCCTGGAGCGGATCCCCCTGGCCCTGCGCCAGGCCACCATCGCCATCGAGGATCGCTCCTTCTACGAGAACCCGGGGATCAACCCTCGCGGCCTGTTGCGGGCCTTCTGGATCAACCTGCGCACCGGCGGCGAGGTCGTCCAGGGCGGCTCCTCCATCACCCAGCAGCTGGTGAAGAACACCCTGATCGATCCCCAGGAGCGCTACCAGCGCTCCTACACCCGCAAGCTCAAGGAGATCCTGCTGGCCCTGGAGCTCTCCCGCCGCTACTCGAAGGATCAGATCCTGGAAATGTATCTGAACACGAACTTCTACGGGAACCTGGCCTACGGGGTGGAGGCCGCCTCCCAGATCTACTTCGGCAAGCACGTGTGGGAGCTGAACCTGGCGGAGTCCGCCATGCTGGCCGCCATCCCCCAGTTCCCCAGCCTGAACCCCATCGACGCCCCCCAGGAGGCCAAGCGCCGTCAGGAGATCGTGCTGGACGCGATGGTGCGGGAGGGCTACATCTCCCCCGAGGCGGCCGCGGCCGCCAAGGCCCAGCCCCTCCAGATCCGACGCCAGCCCGCCGCGCGTTTCGACATCAAAGCCCCCCACTTCTCCCTTTACGTCCGCCGCTGGCTGGAGGAGCGCTTCGGACCCGAACTGGTCCACCGTGGCGGGCTCCGGGTCTACACCACCCTGGACTGGGACCTCCAGCAATACGCCGAGCAGGCCGTCCGCCGCCACGTCGAGAAGCTGAAGGCGGAAAAGCGCAATGTGACCAACGGGGCCCTGGTGGCCATCCGGCCGAAGACCGGCGAGATCCTGGCCATGGTCGGCAGCGTGGATTACTGGGACGAATCCATCGACGGCCGTTTCAACGTGGCCGTGGACGGCCTGCGGCAGCCGGGCTCCGCCTTCAAGCCCTTCACCTACGCCACCCTGCTCAGCCAGGGCGTGCCGGCCTCCCACCTGTTCTGGGATGTCCCCAAGACCTTCGATCAGGGGCCGGGGATGCCGCCTTACGCCCCGGAGAACTACGACCGCAAGTTCCATGGCCCCCAGCGGATGCGGCTAGCCCTGGCCCGCAGCTACAACATCCCGGCCGTGGAGGCCCTGCAGATGGCCGGGATCGCCAACGTCATCCGCCTCGCCCACCGCATGGGACTCACCACCCTGGATAAAGGCCTGGATTACTACGGCCTGGCCCTCACCCTGGGCGGCGGCGAGGTGCGCCTGATCGACATGGTCTACGCCTTCAGCGTCTTCGCCAACAACGGCTTCATGGCCGGCGCCCCCGTCCCCGAAGACCGCCGCCGGCCCGGCTACCGGGAGCTGGACCCGGTCCCCGTGCTCCGGGTGGAGACCCCCGACGGGAAGGTCCTCTGGGAATACCGCCAGCCGGAGGTCCAGGCCATCCTGGACCCGCGGGTGGCCTACCTGATCACCAGCATCCTCTCGGACAAGGCCGCCCGCTGGGAGGCCTTCGGGCGCGGCAACGTCCTGGAGCTCTCCCGGCCCGCGGCGGTGAAGACGGGGACCACCAACGACTTCCGGGACAACTGGACCATCGGCTACACCCCGCAGCTGGCGGTGGGCGTGTGGGTGGGGAACACCGACAACAGCCCGATGCGGAACGTCTCCGGGATCGCTGGGGCGGCCCCCATCTGGCACGACGTGATGGAATACGCCCACCGGGACCTCCCGGTGGAGCCCTTCCAGCGGCCCCCCGGCCTGATCGAGAAGACCATCTGCGCCGTCTCCGGGAAGCTCCCCGGCCCCTACTGCCCGACGGTGAAGGAGCTGTTCATCCCGGGGACGGAACCTCAAGAGATCTGCGACCTGCACCAGGCCTTCCGTATCAACCGGGAGACCGGCAAGCTGGCCACCGCCAGCACGCCTCCAGACAAGGTGGAGGAGAAGGTCTTCCTGGTGGTCCCGCCGGAGGCCCTGGGCTGGGCCCGGGAGGCCGGCATCCCCCAGCCGCCCACGGAATACGACACCCAGTTCGCTCAGCCGGCCGGCGACGTCGCCATCCTCAACCCCGCCCCCTACGCCTACGTCCGCGGGATCGTCCCCATCCTCGGCAACGCCCGGGGGGATGTGGCCTTCTACCGGCTGGCCGTGGGGGCCGGCCTGAACCCCACCGCCTGGATCCCCATCGGCCCGGAGCACGGCAACGCCGTGGACAACGGGCTCCTGGAGAACTGGGACACCTCCGGCTTCGCCGACGGCCTCTACACCCTGCAGCTCACCGTGGTCCGCCACGACGGGAGCGTGCACACCGCCGTGGTCCCGGTGACCGTGGACCGCACCCCACCCACGGTGCGGGTGGTGTATCCGCGGGAGGGGGAGACGTATAAGCTTTCGGAGGAATGGATCAGCGTGGTCACCGAGGTCTCGGACAACTACGCCATGGACCGCGTGGAGTTCTACGCCGACGGGCAGCCCTTCGCCGTGCGCGATGCGCCGCCCTTCAACGCGAAGTGGTATTTCAACCGGGTGGAGCGGGAGCGCCTGCTGGGCTGCCACGAGTTCTGGGTGAAGGCCTACGACAAGGCCGGCAACGAGACCGAGAGCAACCACGTCCGCGCCTGCGTCACCCGCTGAGCGCCGGCCCGCAGGCCACCCACCTTGCCGATCCGCGAGCTCCCGGTTATACTTCAAGCACCAACATCGCTCCAACTTTATGGGACGGGAGGCTGCTGCCCGGGAGGGGGCGCGGGAGAGGGGTCTTCCGGGCGGGGCCCGGCGGGGGTTGGGGGAAGCCGCTGGGCTCCGCCTGCCGGAGCGCAGGGGGGTGCCATGATTGCGGAGCTCCCCATTGCCAGAACCAAGATCTACCCGCCGGTGCGGCGCGGGCCGCTGCTGGAGCGTCCTCGCTTGCTCAACTTCCTGCACGAGAACATCGATAAGACCCTCATCCTGCTCTCCGCACCGGCCGGTTACGGAAAGACCGCCCTCCTCATCCAGTTCTATCACGACACCGACCTCCCCGTCGCCTGGTATAGCCTGGATGAGACGGACCGGAACCTCCACCGCTTCGTGGAGCACCTGGTGGCGTCCCTCCGGGAGCGGTTCCCTGCCTTCGGCCGCCTCACCCTGGGGGTGTTGCGGGCCGGCGCCCCTCCGGAGACGGTGGCCACCGCCATGATCAACGATATGCTCGAGAACATCCCCGACTACTTCGCCCTGATCCTCGACGACTACCATATGGTGGCCGAGCACCCTGGCATCCAGATCCTGATGCGCCACCTGCTGGAGCGCGCCCCCGAGCACCTTCACATCCTGCTGGCCAGCCGCGGCCCCTACGGCCTCCCGATGACCCCCCTGGTCGCCCGCCAGCAGGCCACCGGCCTGGGCGCCCGCCACCTCGCCTTCACCCCTGAGGAGGTCCGCACCCTCTTCGCCCGCCACTACGCCATGGAGCTCTCCGAGGAGGAAGCCCGGGCCCTGGCCCAGGAGACCGAGGGGTGGATCACCGCCATCCTCCTCCTGGTGGAGCACCTGCGGGAGACCGGGGCCTACCGCCCCCTGCGGCCCGGCGAGCCCGGCGCCCTCTACCGGTATCTCGAGGAGGAGGTCCTGCGCCGCCAGCCCCCCGAGCTCCAGGACTTCCTCCTGGAGACCGCCATCCTCCCCCTCTTCAACGTCGCCGCCTGCAACGCCGTGCGCGCCCGGGACGACTCCGCCCGCTGGATCGAGGAGGCCGACCGCCGCCAGCTCTTCCTGATCCAGGTCGAGACCACCGCGGAGGGCCCCTGGTATCGCTATCACCATCTCTTCCGGGAGTTCCTCAACCTCCGCCTGCGCTCCTGGGACCCCGCCCGTTACCGGGTCCTCCATCAGCGGGCGGGCCGGTGGTTCGCCGACCGCGGCGACGCCGAGGCCGCCGTCGCTCACTTCTTAGAGGCCGGGGACCTGGAGGCCGCCGTCGAGGCCATGGAGGGGGCGGTGCGCAGCGTCTTCGCCGCCGGGCGCCTGGAGACCCTGGGCCGGTGGTTCCGGGCCCTGCCCCCCGCCCGCCTCCGGCAGGCCCCGCGCCTGTTGCTTTACCAGGCCAAGATGCTCGCCGATACCGGCCGGCCGGAGGCCGCCCTCCACCTCCTGGACCAGGCCGCGGCGGCCTGCGGGCCGGGGGACGACCAAGTCCGGGTGGAGATCGAGATCCAGCGGGCCTCCACCCTGAACCTGATGGGCCGGCACGCCGAGGCCCTCGCCGCCGCCGAGGCCGCCCTCGCCGCCTGCCGGCCGGAGTGGACCCACCCCCTGGCCGCCGCCCACCGGCCGCGGGGCTTCGCCCGCCTCGCCCAGGGCCGCCCCCGGGAGGCCGAGCAGGACCTCCGCCAGGCCATGGCCCTGTTCCGCTCCCTGGAGGCCCCTTATGACCTCGTGAACACCCTCATCGAGCTCGCCGAGGCCCTGCGGGCCCAGGACCGGCTGGTGGAGATGGACCTCTACCTCCAGGAGGCCCTGGCCCTGGCCCGGTCCTTAGAGAACCCCCGTCCTCTCATCGTGTTGCTGAACAACCTGGGCTACACGGCCTACGCCCGGTGCCAGTTCGAGGCCGCCCGGCGCTACTACGAGGAGGGCCTGGGGCTGGCCCGCCAGGTGGGGAACCGGCGGATGGAGGCTTTCCTCCTCATCGGCCTGGCGGACCTGGCCCGGGACGAGGAGCGGCTGGAGGAGGCCATGGCGGCCTACCGGGCGGCCCTGGAGATCGCCCGGGAGATCCGCAACGCCTACCTCACCGCCTACGGCCTGGAGGGATTGGGGCGGGCCCTGCGGCTGAAGGGGCAGCCCCGCCAGGCCCTCGCCCCCCTGCGGGAGGCGGCGGAGATGGCGACCCGCCTGGGGGTGCAGACCCTGGCCGCGGTGGCCGCCCTCTCCCGGGGGATGGCCGAGGTGGAGGCCGGGCAGGCCCTGGACGGCCTCTCCCGCATGGCCCCGGCCCTGGAGCGCCTGCAGGGGGCGGACCTGCCCACCCGGGTGTGGGGGCACTTCCTGATGGCCCGGGCCTACTTCCTGGCCCACCGCCAGCGGGACGCCCTCCAGCAGCTCGCCGAGGCGGCCCGGCTCAACGGGCCGGACCTCCTCGTCGCCCCCCTGCTCCCGGAGCTCCGGCGGGCCGACCGGCTCTTCCGCGTGGCCGGGCGGCGGGGGGTGGAGTGGCCCCGCATCTGGGACCCCCTGCGCCGGCTTGGGCGGTCCCGCCGGGCCTCCGCCCGGGCCGCCTCGCCCCCTATGGAGATCCGGGCCTTCGGCCCCGGGGAGGTGTGGATCGAGGGCCAGCGCGTGGCCTGGCCCGAGGGCCGCAAGGCCTGGGAGCTGTTCTTCTTCATGCTCTCGGTGGGCTCGGCGACCCGGGAGGAGATCGGGGCGGCCCTCTGGCCCGACGCCGACCCGGCCCGCCTCACCGGTCAGTTCCACTCGGCCAAGTGGCGCCTCAAGCGGATCCTGAAGCGGGAGGTCCTGGTCTTCCGGGAGGGCCGCTACGCCTTCGACCGCCGCCAGCCCCACTGGTATGACGTGGAGATCTTCGAGGCCCACCTCCGGCAGGCCCGGGCCGCCCGGGGGACCCCCGAGGCCCTCTCCCATCTGCGGGCGGCCGTGGAGCTTTACCGGGGGGACTACCTGAGCGGCTGGAACGCCGAGTGGGCGGTGGAGCGCCGGGAGCGGCTGCGGGCCCAGTATCTGGAGGCCCTCCTCACCCTGGCGGAGGCGACCCTGACGGCGGGGGAGCCGGCGGCGGCCCTGGCCTGGTTCCAGCAGGCCCTGCAGGCCGACCCTTACCTGGAGGCCGCCTGCCTGGGGGCCCTCCGCTGTTACCTCGCCCTGGACCAGCCCGGCGCCGCCCTGGATCTCTACCGGCAGTATGCGGCCCGCCTGGAGCGGGAGCTGGGCCTGCGGCCCTCCCCGGAGGCCCAGGCCCTGTATGAGTCCATCCGCCGCGCCCGGAGCCCGACCGGCCGCCCGTGATCCGCCCTTCCCCCGGAGGCGGCCCCCGGACGCGGCGAGGGGGATCGACCGGTGCGGGATCGAAGGGCCTGGCCCATCGCGCCGCCCTCTCCTCGCCCGCCGGCGCGGGCGCCCCCCGTTTGAGCCCCGAACCCCTGACAGAATCCCTTAACCGCGCCCTTGATTCGTCAGAAATCCCTGCCCATCCCCGTGAGAGTTCCGTGAGAGGCCCTCGTTACGATGGAGCCAGAATCCTTTCGGGAGGAAGCGCCATGAAGGCCCGTGGGCTCGCGCTGGCGACCTGGCTGATGACCCATCCCCAGGCGTTCCGCCTGGCCCTGCTCGCGGTCTGGCTGGTCGGGGCCGTCTTCCGGCTGGCCAACCCGCCGGCGGGTGGCGACAGTCCTTCGTGATTCCCGGTCCTGCAGAGATTCCTCGATAAGGAGCGATGACCATGTCGGCGGCGGCGATCGACGAGCTGGTGGGCTGGGCCCTGATCGACGAGCGGATCCGCGAGGAGCTGCTGGGCCCCCGCCGGGCGGAGGTGCTGGCCCGCTACGACCTCACTGAGGAGGAGCGCCAGTGGCTGCTCCGGGT is drawn from Thermoflexus hugenholtzii and contains these coding sequences:
- a CDS encoding tetratricopeptide repeat protein; its protein translation is MIAELPIARTKIYPPVRRGPLLERPRLLNFLHENIDKTLILLSAPAGYGKTALLIQFYHDTDLPVAWYSLDETDRNLHRFVEHLVASLRERFPAFGRLTLGVLRAGAPPETVATAMINDMLENIPDYFALILDDYHMVAEHPGIQILMRHLLERAPEHLHILLASRGPYGLPMTPLVARQQATGLGARHLAFTPEEVRTLFARHYAMELSEEEARALAQETEGWITAILLLVEHLRETGAYRPLRPGEPGALYRYLEEEVLRRQPPELQDFLLETAILPLFNVAACNAVRARDDSARWIEEADRRQLFLIQVETTAEGPWYRYHHLFREFLNLRLRSWDPARYRVLHQRAGRWFADRGDAEAAVAHFLEAGDLEAAVEAMEGAVRSVFAAGRLETLGRWFRALPPARLRQAPRLLLYQAKMLADTGRPEAALHLLDQAAAACGPGDDQVRVEIEIQRASTLNLMGRHAEALAAAEAALAACRPEWTHPLAAAHRPRGFARLAQGRPREAEQDLRQAMALFRSLEAPYDLVNTLIELAEALRAQDRLVEMDLYLQEALALARSLENPRPLIVLLNNLGYTAYARCQFEAARRYYEEGLGLARQVGNRRMEAFLLIGLADLARDEERLEEAMAAYRAALEIAREIRNAYLTAYGLEGLGRALRLKGQPRQALAPLREAAEMATRLGVQTLAAVAALSRGMAEVEAGQALDGLSRMAPALERLQGADLPTRVWGHFLMARAYFLAHRQRDALQQLAEAARLNGPDLLVAPLLPELRRADRLFRVAGRRGVEWPRIWDPLRRLGRSRRASARAASPPMEIRAFGPGEVWIEGQRVAWPEGRKAWELFFFMLSVGSATREEIGAALWPDADPARLTGQFHSAKWRLKRILKREVLVFREGRYAFDRRQPHWYDVEIFEAHLRQARAARGTPEALSHLRAAVELYRGDYLSGWNAEWAVERRERLRAQYLEALLTLAEATLTAGEPAAALAWFQQALQADPYLEAACLGALRCYLALDQPGAALDLYRQYAARLERELGLRPSPEAQALYESIRRARSPTGRP
- a CDS encoding leucyl aminopeptidase, which encodes MRVEVRIGAVQEVEADAVVVNLFEGVTTPGGATAAVDRALEGRISRVLAAGDFRGRLGETLVLYTDGRIPAPRVILVGLGPEASFNAEKVRHAAAAAAQRARDLRVRTLATVVHGAGRGGLSPEEAAQATVEGVLLGLYTYQRKKENAGGSGPETLLLVEFDAAKEAAIAAGARRAETLARFVNRVRDWVNEPGSDMTPRRLAEEVRGLAAEVGVRVQVLDEHQITALGMGALTAVARGSEEPPRFIILEYAPEGRLERPVVLVGKGITFDSGGLNLKSEEGMLTMKGDMAGAAAVLGATLAAAALGLPVPVVALAPACENMPSGKSYKPGDILRALNGKTIEIVNTDAEGRLILADALSYAARYAPRAVIDVATLTGAAIIALGQDVAAALFSDHEELAAALLRAAEATGERLWRMPLWEDYLERIKSDVADVKNSGGRYGGLGTSAMFLKQFAPEGVPWAHLDIAPMDMAEKARGYIPKGGTGFGVRLLVRYLEDPRP
- a CDS encoding penicillin-binding protein, producing the protein MALRPGDFSWLLERRRMRRARRHQGAARWVRLALALGIFGLTGMGLFGAAGAAGAAALYVSLIRQADPARIEASARAFETTKIYDRTGRVLLYEVIDPTWGDRTWVPLERIPLALRQATIAIEDRSFYENPGINPRGLLRAFWINLRTGGEVVQGGSSITQQLVKNTLIDPQERYQRSYTRKLKEILLALELSRRYSKDQILEMYLNTNFYGNLAYGVEAASQIYFGKHVWELNLAESAMLAAIPQFPSLNPIDAPQEAKRRQEIVLDAMVREGYISPEAAAAAKAQPLQIRRQPAARFDIKAPHFSLYVRRWLEERFGPELVHRGGLRVYTTLDWDLQQYAEQAVRRHVEKLKAEKRNVTNGALVAIRPKTGEILAMVGSVDYWDESIDGRFNVAVDGLRQPGSAFKPFTYATLLSQGVPASHLFWDVPKTFDQGPGMPPYAPENYDRKFHGPQRMRLALARSYNIPAVEALQMAGIANVIRLAHRMGLTTLDKGLDYYGLALTLGGGEVRLIDMVYAFSVFANNGFMAGAPVPEDRRRPGYRELDPVPVLRVETPDGKVLWEYRQPEVQAILDPRVAYLITSILSDKAARWEAFGRGNVLELSRPAAVKTGTTNDFRDNWTIGYTPQLAVGVWVGNTDNSPMRNVSGIAGAAPIWHDVMEYAHRDLPVEPFQRPPGLIEKTICAVSGKLPGPYCPTVKELFIPGTEPQEICDLHQAFRINRETGKLATASTPPDKVEEKVFLVVPPEALGWAREAGIPQPPTEYDTQFAQPAGDVAILNPAPYAYVRGIVPILGNARGDVAFYRLAVGAGLNPTAWIPIGPEHGNAVDNGLLENWDTSGFADGLYTLQLTVVRHDGSVHTAVVPVTVDRTPPTVRVVYPREGETYKLSEEWISVVTEVSDNYAMDRVEFYADGQPFAVRDAPPFNAKWYFNRVERERLLGCHEFWVKAYDKAGNETESNHVRACVTR
- a CDS encoding branched-chain amino acid transaminase, which translates into the protein MSGRYAFFKGRIVPIEEAVISVRTHAFNYGTGVFEGIRAYWNEEEQQLFIFRPREHYERLLASARMLLMSFPYTPDDLTRITVELLQKEGYREDVYIRPIAYKADEVIGVRLHNLKEELTIWTTPFGHYIEREAAHVMVSSWRRINDNAIPARSKITGAYVNSALAKSEAMLNGFDEAIVLTEDGHVAEGSAENLFIIRNGVLITPPVTDEILEGITRRTIIELAHNELGIPTVERHIDRTELYYADEMFLCGTGVQLVPVVSVDRRPVGNGEIGPITRRLHDLYFDVVRGKVPKYRSWCVPVYVPEPVGAARG